Genomic window (Aethina tumida isolate Nest 87 chromosome 4, icAetTumi1.1, whole genome shotgun sequence):
ttttgtcttaaaattttatggttcattaacaaaattagtgTTCATTTGATATCGTTTGTATCGTGTGTCTGAATAATCACATTCTTGTGGCGCATTTGAGGAATGATTTGAAGTTCATGGAACTGATTTATTGCACCAAAATTTCccaaatacttaaatatttatttgttttgagaatttttatgtaatcaatattttgttttttctgcattagttattatttatttaagtgaatttCTTCATTGGACATCCCTATTGGAGAttctacttaattaaaatctgtaataatttgtcaagtaattaattattaatacttgtaatataaattattaatattttaaaatgataattgttGATGCATTCTaaagcttttaataaataataattaatacaatacaataatataatcttgtttattaaaagtttatgtaaTTGAATGTGctctactaatttaattaaataagaatttgGCGTTTTAAaagatgataaatttaatattaattaatatgaaatatcgaagcttatttacaaaacattCTTTTAGAAATATCACGTACCCTCTTGATGgtctattaactattttttagtcGTTATCatggttattaaattaaatttagaacaaCGTGTACAATATTCTACATATCCGTTTAAAGATATGAAAATGAATGATTTATTGtgcaaaaatactttttaccgAAGTTGAAAGGTTTTTGTTGGCAAATTATAGATCCCATCTGATTAAATTAAGTACTATTACGCACATATACTATTTGAATGgtgtttgtattaatataattagatttgctaatatataatataatctaataaagTTCATGTTTCGACctgaaaatacataaatatctttttgaactaattaaaaaaaaatatatattaataattaataactttaaattaaataaatagttaaaaatattcagaaacaCATATAATTTCCCaataatttgcaaatttaGTCAATTATATTGAGTATATCATAGAAAATTGttgtcaatttataaataaatttatcatattatttaaatttttttagtaagcATATTGCAAGAATTCCTGGAACGTTTCGAGTGTACCTttgacattatattttttgcttttgtaaataaacagataacattgacttattaaaattatttaacaaaaattaaatcggCTTATGGACTATTACAAAGTGCCACACacagaaaaattttacttctCCGTATTTCCAACAAAGAATTCCAGCCTGAActgtttgtattattattctaatcaTATAGGAAAACCTTCAAGTTAGATTGCTAATTAACTAGTACAATTGTACTTTTGTACTTATTTCTCTCATTAGTTCCTTCCTTAATGAATAGCAGTTTAAATTTCATCATGGAATTATGTCATATAACATTTCTTACATTCATATTTGACCATTTCTTTCATTTtaccattaataaaaattttaaaaatataatatttctaaattctacaggataagtttaaaaaagagTATATTCAAGTCCTGTATTCCAAAGAATActtactttattataaattattttttattttttagggaagaatttttttcatatacacataaagtatttaatttgcaaTCAAATCTacataactaaatttaaaacacattaaaaataaacgagtTGTGAATCGAAATGTTTAaacttaaatgattttttaatcaacCATTCTTAAACACATATAAATGATGccataacatttaaaacattcacTAATATGTGATAGTTAGGTCATCTTCTGATAGTTCAAAACCAGTATTAATcggatttgtttaatattaatcattcacaatttaagtaattaataagtttatcgTATTTATCGTGTGGggatttaagaattttttatgacaattaCACGTGCatcaatttttctcatttgGTAAAATTCTtagatgaaaaaattaaaacataaatttgcgTCATACACATTCGTTTTGTTTTATGCACAGATAAGAACaggaaaagtaaatatttataaatgattcaaattgaatgaatttggAAGGGAGggtaatcaaaataaatctgtCCTTCACACAAGCagtatcatttttattgattttacttaatacaaatatttatagacaaaatatgttgttcttaaatcaaaatttgaatttttaaaagtcctaagataataataatgaaaattttaatatttacaattaaatttaacttgaaaAACTCATCCAGTCagtgtgaaatttattaaataaatttaaaaaattatttctgagTCGAAAGTCTAATTTTGCCACGAGCATCCTCAGGCgataatttgtgataattttgcagcatatttaagataaaattaaactcccAAATCATTTGGTGAGTAGTTCAtagtttatgtaaataacGGGAGAGACTGAAACAAGATAAAAATCATTGGATCgtaaaataagacaattagTCTAACCCAATTTAATtacgataatttttaatgcgtTTTAAGTATTAGCCTGAAATTCTCAGGTCAGTAAGTACGACCTataataaaccatttttaaacCCAACATATTACTTCTGCCAGTtgcaaaaatagtttatttaattacagtattgttatttatttgatcTGCGTTTTAattcatacaaaaatatatattaggatTAAAacgtcatatttatttttattataaacataataattgcGTCTTAAATACAGTTAGTAATGACACAAATTCCTAATTTTGGGGaaactaaatgaaataagGAAAGTTTCCGGGAATATTcccaattaagaaatatttaccgAATGATGACACGActaacatttatttctatatacaatttagTTTTTCAACTATAATTTACGTcacaatatgaattttaataaataaaaattatttggaaaaattatCTACAAAGAAATCAGTGTTAAATACATTGatacattcataaaattattttgtacgtATTCGGATATTTTAGAAttcctaaaattattgataaattatttaatcagtaGGAGTCATTCATTCATAATGTTTTACTACGCTTCCTTATCATACCACACTTCGAATCGTGATTTTTTCACGCATTAGATTTAAACTAtagtaaacaataatttttccatctgtagtaaaatatttccccgttattgcaataataaaaatatgattaaattaatataaatataaaatatatttaatgaaatagacAGCGATGTGACCAACAGTATTCTTATTTGTAACCTTTTTCATTATCAAagcaaaaattctaaatatgagtcagaaatgttaaaaaccataatattatattcacaAAGAGTTATCTTTCCTTCAGTTTCAATAACTCAGAATTTTTTTGAACTTGTCTGTAGAACATTGAtagcaataatataataataattataaggataattattttgttgaataaaagttgtttgaaaaaagttattttaaaattaaacgttagaataataaattagttttttcagtaaatataaatttcaaattaaatttcgtacGTATATTTGCGCACGCGCCGGATGGGTAATCTATTAAATTGGGGGAATTTTTGGAatcataaaagaatattaaaaaatatttaaataaattatgtaatagcGTATATCCTTGAGgcgattataatattttcatttacgtgtttttctttactttcaagatttaaatttaaatttaaacttgcgCATATTTAAGATTCCTACTTTACCGACACGGGCGAATGCTAACTAACATTGTTTGTggttatgtatatttttaacattgttaTTATGTCCGAAAATATCTCTTTTACGACGAAACGAAACGCTTCATTTTCAAAGGGTTGAGTTTTCGAAATCATTTTACTCACAGACTACCACTTTACTGTATTTATAGTCGCATCGATCCATTTAGTGAGTAAAACATGTCAAGCCCCAATGAAATGGAAAAATCCACCGAAGAAAAACGGCTTTGGATAGGAAATCTCGACCCCAGAATTACCGAGTAAGTCTAAAGTCTAAACTATTCCATTTTTCCCCCACATAACtggtattaaatatataaatgtgatttaCTTGTTGCCattaaaagcaatttaaaCTAACTTGacccatttattttttactggtATCAACTATTGAAACTTGTGCAAAAACATGGTAAAATCGAGAAGTTCGATCTGCTTTTTCACCGAACGGGACCACAGGCTGGACAACCTCGGGGTTATGCCTTTGTCACCTACTTGAAGAGTAAGGATGCTGAAGAAGCCAAAAATGCACTGAATAATCTCAAACTTGGacagaaaaatattcttgtCACATGGGCACAcagtattaataatgtatgttAATTTGAAACGCACTGTATATATTGTTCAGAATCCTACATagtgatttaatattattttaggaaGAAATTGAAAAGCCAAagcaagaaatatttatacctGCTCTTGCAATGTCAAAGGAGGATAAGAAAACTGATAAATTGTCTCAAATACAAGCCATTGAAAGAAAGTTACAATTAATGGAGAAAAAGAATGaagatgaattaaaaataaatgatactgTTGCTGCTAAAGCTTCAGTAATCAGCCAGTATCAGCAGAACAAAGTACTGCTAGTGACGAATGGTAGTTCAtcatacaaattaaatcaCAGTCACAAAAGAAACAATAGACACCATAAACCATATGTAAATAGTAGACTGAAACGATAATTAATGGTAGTTTTAGCTTTAACCATTAAGAGTGAGACATttctatttgttatttaatttttagtatttattgcctcaatttagtttaattaatacactattaacaaaacatttgagttttaaatgtgaatgtattttttagaaaataattgaataatgtgtaatatgaaatatttacttcaaatagtacaaataaatatatgatataattatatatttttaaattctaacaaaAGTggattaaaacacattttttctaggtaatgaaataataaattgaacattgaaaatgtatgttcattcaaattaaaccactaaatttgatattaattcgTTTTTTGGATgtgttaataacatattttctttcaaataaatggTAGTTATATAATGGttgttttgtatttgaaaatcGCCGGTCTCATTACAGCATAAATTATCTCCCAAATTGAGATTGTGTACATGGTaggaaaatgtatatatatatatatatatatatatatatatatatatatatatatatatatatatatacacatatatatatacgtaaataaataaaatgctgtTATTTTAgtctctttattttatttcataatccATATggcatgtaaaaatataaatataaaaacaggaATTCTTTTTTCCTCaaagtcaataaaataaatacatattggtCACATTCATGTCATGAAAACAATTACACAAATTTGTATAtgttaacatattttcaaatatctttaaaCACACATtcacattttctaaatttcactGGTAAACCAACTCTAGAAGCTAAAACGAAACTTTTAGGTTCATAAATAAGAGGTATGGGCGTTTGTGCCGTTGCAAAAACTTCATACTCTGAAAGTATCTTGGCCAAACCCAATTTCGTACTCATCATGCCAAATCGTTCTcctaaaaacacatttaaattgaaactttaatatatacattaacattatttgttacCAATACACTTCCTTGGTCCTTCTCCAAAAGGTAGATAAGCTAAACCCTCCTTGTTTATGGAAGTTCCCTTGAATCTGTCGGGATTGTAATTTTTAGGATAAGGAAAGTATGCAGGATCATAATGTAGACCAAACATAGGAATATAAATTGGAGTGCCTTTTTCGATTGTTACTTCTGTTCCAGGAATTTGGTAGTCCTTAGTACATAGTCTATCCAAGAATGGAAGAACTGGATACATCCTCAATGTTTCTATGTAagagtaaaaagtaaattaaattaattaattaattaattttatttactaattctcTTACCTGATACACACATGTGTAAATACGTCATTTCTTGTAAACCTTCATAAGTGATTCCATTGTGCTTTTCAATACTACACGAGATTTCAGCTCTTAGTTTTTGCTGTATTTTTGGATGAATGCTCAGTTGATATAACGTATACGACATTGTGGAACTTGTAGTTTCAAAACCAGCCAAGAAAAATTGAGCTGCTTGAGATATCTCCATTGGACCATctgtaatatgtaaaataaatgtaaatatattcattaatattgttgcctaaaaataattaccgaagttatattttccaataaattccTTATTATTCCTCAACTCCAAGATTATATCTATAAGATCGTTATTTTTCTGCTCACTTTCTTCTCTCTCTTTAATTGTGTTTGAGAAAACCTTTGTTAAAAACTCATTCACTGCCTTCGGCATGAAAGTTAATCGAAACCATTTAACTAACTGTGGCAGAAAAAAATAGGAGATTTGACTGATGGCATTCCTTACACTAAACTCAAAAATGGCAGCACCATTCTTTTCAAAGTCGCCTTCCTCTTCGAAACTGTACGCATCTATGGAAAAGGCACATTTTGCGAT
Coding sequences:
- the LOC126265306 gene encoding cytochrome P450 6k1-like isoform X2, with the translated sequence MLFFSNNPLWKDTRKLISPLFASGKLKEMFPLINNTGDEMNKYIAKHLREVVNCKEICSKFSTDVIAKCAFSIDAYSFEEEGDFEKNGAAIFEFSVRNAISQISYFFLPQLVKWFRLTFMPKAVNEFLTKVFSNTIKEREESEQKNNDLIDIILELRNNKEFIGKYNFDGPMEISQAAQFFLAGFETTSSTMSYTLYQLSIHPKIQQKLRAEISCSIEKHNGITYEGLQEMTYLHMCVSETLRMYPVLPFLDRLCTKDYQIPGTEVTIEKGTPIYIPMFGLHYDPAYFPYPKNYNPDRFKGTSINKEGLAYLPFGEGPRKCIGERFGMMSTKLGLAKILSEYEVFATAQTPIPLIYEPKSFVLASRVGLPVKFRKCECVFKDI
- the LOC109594304 gene encoding probable RNA-binding protein 18, translated to MSSPNEMEKSTEEKRLWIGNLDPRITEYQLLKLVQKHGKIEKFDLLFHRTGPQAGQPRGYAFVTYLKSKDAEEAKNALNNLKLGQKNILVTWAHSINNEEIEKPKQEIFIPALAMSKEDKKTDKLSQIQAIERKLQLMEKKNEDELKINDTVAAKASVISQYQQNKVLLVTNGSSSYKLNHSHKRNNRHHKPYVNSRLKR
- the LOC126265306 gene encoding cytochrome P450 6k1-like isoform X1, which gives rise to MTLYMWLVVIVSILTIFLYLVHKYTSRNYEYWAKRKVPFIKPKPIFGNFWELATLQKSIGTFLEGLYNEISEPFFGIYIFCKPCLIVRCPKLIRSILINDFSSFPDRTAASCRHDSLVHSMLFFSNNPLWKDTRKLISPLFASGKLKEMFPLINNTGDEMNKYIAKHLREVVNCKEICSKFSTDVIAKCAFSIDAYSFEEEGDFEKNGAAIFEFSVRNAISQISYFFLPQLVKWFRLTFMPKAVNEFLTKVFSNTIKEREESEQKNNDLIDIILELRNNKEFIGKYNFDGPMEISQAAQFFLAGFETTSSTMSYTLYQLSIHPKIQQKLRAEISCSIEKHNGITYEGLQEMTYLHMCVSETLRMYPVLPFLDRLCTKDYQIPGTEVTIEKGTPIYIPMFGLHYDPAYFPYPKNYNPDRFKGTSINKEGLAYLPFGEGPRKCIGERFGMMSTKLGLAKILSEYEVFATAQTPIPLIYEPKSFVLASRVGLPVKFRKCECVFKDI